The following proteins are encoded in a genomic region of Triticum dicoccoides isolate Atlit2015 ecotype Zavitan chromosome 1B, WEW_v2.0, whole genome shotgun sequence:
- the LOC119309909 gene encoding soluble inorganic pyrophosphatase 1-like gives MAEGKKDNPKLNQRVVSSLSKRTVAAHSWHDLEIGPEAPQIFNVVVEITKGSKVKYELDKKTGMIKVDRILYSSVVYPHNYGFVPRTLCEDGDPLDVLVLMQEPVIPGCFLRAKAIGLMPMIDQGEKDDKIIAVCVDDPEYRHFNDLKELSPHRLAEIRRFFEDYKKNENKEVAVNDFLPSNTAQVAVQHSMDLYAEYILQSLKN, from the exons ATGGCCGAAGGCAAGAAGGACAATCCGAAGCTGAACCAGCGGGTCGTATCATCTCTCTCGAAGCGAACTGTGGCGGCACATTCTTGGCATGATCTCGAGATAG GACCTGAAGCCCCTCAAATCTTCAATGTT GTTGTTGAGATCACAAAGGGGAGCAAAGTCAAGTATGAACTTGACAAGAAGACTGGGATGATAAAG GTTGACAGGATTTTGTACTCGTCCGTAGTCTACCCACACAACTACGGTTTCGTACCACGGACGCTGTGTGAAGATGGGGATCCACTCGACGTCTTGGTCCTGATGCAG GAACCCGTCATTCCTGGTTGCTTTCTTCGAGCTAAGGCTATTGGGCTTATGCCCATGATTGATCAG GGTGAGAAAGATGATAAGATCATTGCAGTCTGCGTTGATGATCCCGAGTACCGTCATTTCAATGACCTTAAGGAGCTCTCTCCCCACCGCCTTGCTGAAATCCGTCGCTTCTTCGAAGATT ACAAGAAGAATGAGAACAAGGAGGTTGCTGTGAATGACTTCTTGCCATCGAACACTGCACAGGTTGCCGTTCAGCACTCAAT GGACCTATACGCAGAATATATCCTGCAGAGTCTGAAGAACTAA